One part of the Arabidopsis thaliana chromosome 1 sequence genome encodes these proteins:
- the NOF1 gene encoding U3 small nucleolar RNA-associated protein (FUNCTIONS IN: molecular_function unknown; INVOLVED IN: biological_process unknown; LOCATED IN: nucleus; EXPRESSED IN: 24 plant structures; EXPRESSED DURING: 13 growth stages; CONTAINS InterPro DOMAIN/s: Digestive organ expansion factor, predicted (InterPro:IPR010678); Has 25006 Blast hits to 13379 proteins in 904 species: Archae - 102; Bacteria - 5571; Metazoa - 7448; Fungi - 3168; Plants - 1056; Viruses - 466; Other Eukaryotes - 7195 (source: NCBI BLink).) produces MAPNATGVLKRHRSHEKFDKKRDTKKHKHVEKTIVSNPSTDSPEESSIEAESEAMVYREPTQYQNLLVSLGSSNKVVADMNKRRQREEEGKSDTEEDEDDEDEDEEENSGSDDLSSTDGEDDKSQGDDQETLGGLTDDTQEDNDNQSEEEDPDDYETDEEVHELSTNGQSFVDASSSISAFSEHLSHKLSSEEVETLPKGKWKFKWESPAFDMPNCKWKGTSENFLDGIQSDAPYGLKPKLYNHWLQLYKKCGGKDLDSSKRRKFFSICNSYLDILHSNKKPFYHCGSDEDSSAMDAYLMHSLNHIFKTRDLVKKNESKIAKHRETSEEEILSDDGFLDQGFTRPKVLILLPLRSIAFRVVKRLIQLTPESQRVNVEHLDRFNDEFGCEEDTDDCDGEKTTSKNGNSIKQKSSKPSDWQALFGANNNDDEFMLGIKHTRKSIRLYGDFYSSDIIVASPLKLHMAIGAAEENKERDVDYLSSIEVLVIDHADIISMQNWSFLATVVDYLNRLPTKQHGTNVMRIRPLYLDGHARFYRQSIILSSYLTPEMNSLFGRHCLNYKGKMKMACEYKGVLEKVLLPVRQIYERFDAASITQVDDARLEYFTKKIFPKIKDSVQGGVMIFIHSYFEFVRLRNFLNTQNTSFCLLGDYAKNADISRAREQFFVGSRKIMLYTERAYFYKRYKIRGIKNLILYSLPERKEFYPEIMNMLEEGSHDMMSTALFSRFDMLQLERIVGSTSAKRMITSEKNMFAFC; encoded by the exons ATGGCTCCAAACGCTACTGGAGTCTTGAAGAGGCACAGGTCCCATGAGAAATTCGATAAGAAACGAGATACGAAGAAGCACAAACATGTTGAAAAGACGATTGTTTCCAATCCTTCAACAG ATTCACCTGAAGAATCCTCTATAGAGGCTGAATCGGAAGCAATGGTTTACAGAGAACCGACACAGTACCAAAATTTGCTGGTGTCTCTTGGTTCATCTAACAAGGTTGTTGCTGATATGAACAAAAGAAG gcagagagaggaagaaggtaAAAGTGacacagaagaagatgaggacgatgaagatgaggatgaggaGGAAAACAGTGGGTCTGACGATTTAAGCTCTACTGATGGGGAGGATGATAAGAGTCAAG GGGATGATCAGGAAACTCTCGGAGGTCTTACGGACGACACGCAGGAAGACAATGATAATCagagtgaggaagaagatccTGACGACTATGAAACGGATGAGGAGGTGCATGAGTTGAGTACCAATGGCCAATCCTTTGTAGATGCTTCTTCATCTATTAG TGCATTTAGTGAGCACCTTAGCCACAAATTATCCAGTGAAGAAGTGGAAACTTTACCAAAAGGCAAGTGGAAGTTTAAATGGGAATCACCTGCCTTTGACATGCCAAATTGCAAATGGAAAGGAACGAGTGAAAATTTTCTTGAT GGTATTCAGAGTGATGCACCTTACGGCCTCAAGCCGAAGTTATATAATCACTGGCTGCAATTGTACAAAAAATGTGGAGGCAAAGATTTGGACTCATCTAAGAGGAGAAAATTCTTCTCTATTT GCAACAGCTATCTGGATATATTGCATTCTAACAAGAAACCCTTTTACCATTGTGGCTCTGACGAAGACTCAAGTGCCATGGATGCGTACCTTATGCATTCT TTGAATCACATCTTTAAAACTAGAGATCtagtgaagaagaatgaaagTAAAATCGCCAAGCATCGAGAGACCTCCGAAGAAGAAATTCTTTCTGATGATGGATTTCTGGACCAAGGATTTACTCGTCCAAAG GTCCTGATTCTATTACCATTGAGGAGCATTGCCTTTCGCGTTGTTAAGAGGCTCATACAACTAACTCCGGAATCTCAAAGg GTTAATGTAGAACACCTTGACCGGTTTAATGATGAGTTTGGATGTGAAGAGGATACTGATGACTGTGATGGTGAAAAGACTACATCGAAAAATGGAaactcaatcaaacaaaagtcTTCAAAACCTTCTGACTGGCAAGCCCTTTTTGGTGCGAATAACAACGATGATGAGTTTATGTTAGGCATTAAACATACAAG GAAGAGTATTAGGCTATATGGTGATTTTTATTCCTCAGACATTATAGTTGCTTCCCCTCTCAAGTTACATATG GCCATTGGTGcagcagaagaaaacaaggaaCGGGATGTTGATTATCTTTCTTCCATAGAG GTTTTGGTTATCGATCATGCAGACATAATATCTATGCAG AATTGGTCGTTCCTTGCTACAGTCGTTGACTACTTAAATAGATTGCCAACAAAACAACATGGAACCAATGTCATGCGAATTCGGCCGTT GTATCTGGATGGACATGCAAGGTTTTATCGCCAGTCAATAATTCTAAGTTCTTATTTAACTCCGG AGATGAATTCTCTATTCGGTCGCCACTGCTTGAACTATAAGGGAAAG ATGAAGATGGCGTGTGAATACAAGGGTGTTCTTGAGAAAGTGTTGCTCCCTGTCCGTCAG ATTTATGAAAGATTTGATGCAGCCTCCATAACCCAAGTGGACGATGCACGTCTTgaatattttaccaaaaag ATTTTCCCAAAGATTAAAGATTCTGTTCAG GGAGGAGTAATGATCTTTATCCATTCTTACTTCGAGTTCGTCAGGCTTAGAAACTTTTTGAATACGCAGAATACCTCTTTCTGTCTTCTTGGAGA TTATGCAAAAAATGCAGATATATCCCGAGCAAGAGAACAGTTTTTTGTAGGGAGCCGAAAGATCATGCTTTACACTGAGAGAGCATACTTTTATAAGAGATACaag ATCCGTGGTATAAAGAACTTAATCTTATATTCTCTTCCGGAGCGGAAGGAGTTTTACCCTGAG ATAATGAACATGCTTGAAGAAGGATCACATGACATGATGTCCACTGCACTTTTTTCTCGTTTTGATATGCTCCAG CTGGAAAGGATCGTTGGCTCTACTTCCGCAAAGAGAATGATCACTTCTGAGAAGAACATGTTTGCTTTCtgttaa
- a CDS encoding tetratricopeptide repeat (TPR)-containing protein (tetratricopeptide repeat (TPR)-containing protein; FUNCTIONS IN: binding; INVOLVED IN: biological_process unknown; LOCATED IN: cellular_component unknown; EXPRESSED IN: 22 plant structures; EXPRESSED DURING: 13 growth stages; CONTAINS InterPro DOMAIN/s: Tetratricopeptide-like helical (InterPro:IPR011990), Tetratricopeptide repeat-containing (InterPro:IPR013026), Tetratricopeptide repeat (InterPro:IPR019734); Has 5584 Blast hits to 3296 proteins in 567 species: Archae - 79; Bacteria - 1266; Metazoa - 1500; Fungi - 759; Plants - 424; Viruses - 52; Other Eukaryotes - 1504 (source: NCBI BLink).), with protein sequence MEDKGKGVVEGDEGNLISELEEGPSNMECDKQVLGGDTNYDDKDLNSDEEGLVDDDDDDSDDDDEGDESEEEDDFEAGSVPNTFERPEYEALAERKRKALADSQRNPSNISNSTSGVEGFMEFMSSGRRRKSRKYKKKGRRPGSKKEVAPDILKRFREALFLHAHGRDIEALPILVEVIKQAPAFDIAYYYLSRVSEQLGKTESSSTEALKIAANIKGSKSPFWKLLYERFKEQENISVARSYASKAIQADPDDIPLKYEYADICLNTGKYREAAETFEQIFRRCPERIEALKWGVQYFLKSGEGERAASILEDHIKSHSSEVGHDVLDLLASVFMKINAHDRALKYIHDVRQIYNVGKELSSSLKIRQAICHVHLEEMEQAESVLSILPQEAVSEHPELITNLADELTNIGNFHSALKYYIEAISEPVNGNLFVKIARCYMSLEERKQAIVFYYKALNELSDTVDVRITLASLLLEDGKRDEAVLVLSPPENPDPDTAKLKAWWKNRKIRMNLCQIYHSEGMLEDFANTALQLVLKWVWRRTVKGKRKRLVLSEHQRNKKRRRPRDAQASQLRGGPKKWRKIRATLNETRRIRERAAIKAHNEDVCSESEEEVIKDEEYHRLFVDLCKALASLQRYWEALEIVNLARRLDAKMLPVETKKELQSLGAKISCDTMDPKQWFDCVRSVIQQHPYRLNAWNCYYSVISRLGKRASTEAKFMHHLRSKYRDCVPPILIAGHHFTVTSRHQDAAREYLEAYKLMPESPLINLCVGAALINLALGFRLKNRHECLAQGFAFLYNNLRICSNSQEALYNVARAYQHVGLVTLAASYYEKVLAIYEKDYTMPKLPNEDPIVAEERKPVNCDLRKEAAHNLHLIYKHSGAFDLARQVLKDHCTF encoded by the exons ATGGAAGATAAGGGAAAGGGTGTGGTGGAAGGAGATGAGGGGAACTTGATTTCTGAGTTAGAAGAAGGTCCAAGCAATATGGAATGTGACAAGCAAGTACTTGGTGGTGATACTAATTATGATGATAAAGACTTAAACAGTGATGAAGAAGGTCtggtagatgatgatgatgatgatagtgatgatgatgatgagggaGATgagtcagaagaagaagatgactttgAAGCTGGAAGTGTCCCAAACACGTTTGAACGACCTGAGTATGAAGCTCTGGCTGAGAGGAAACGCAAAGCACTTGCTGATTCTCAACG TAATCCTAGTAACATCTCGAATAGCACCTCGGGCGTGGAGGGATTCATGGAATTTATGTCTTCTGGTCGCCGACGGAAATCCAGGAAG TATAAGAAAAAGGGTAGAAGACCTGGGTCAAAGAAAGAAGTTGCACCTGACATTCTAAAGAGGTTTAGGGAGGCTCTTTTTCTTCATGCACATGGCCGTGACATTGAG GCTTTACCTATTTTAGTAGAAGTTATTAAGCAAGCACCAGCTTTCGATATAGCATACTATTACCTTTCACGTGTTTCTGAGCAACTTGGTAAGACCGAATCATCCTCTACGGAAGCATTAAAGATTGCTGCAAATATCAAAGGTTCAAAATCACCTTTTTGGAAGTTGCTTTATGAGAGGTTCAA GGAACAAGAGAACATTTCGGTAGCAAGGAGTTATGCGTCGAAAGCAATTCAAGCTGATCCAGATGATATCCCTTTGAAATATGAATATGCAGACATCTGCCTAAATACTGGAAAATATAGAGAAGCTGCTGAAACCTTTGAGCAAATATTTCGTCGGTGTCCTGAGAGAATTGAAGCACTCAAGTGGGGGGTACAG TATTTCCTTAAATCCGGTGAGGGTGAACGAGCAGCGAGCATCTTAGAGGATCATATCAAATCCCATTCATCTGAAGTGGGGCACGATGTCTTGGATTTACTGGCTTCTGTTTTCATGAAAATTAATGCGCATGATAGAGCTCTTAAGTATATTCACGATGTGCGCCAGATTTACAATGTTGGAAAAGAATTGTCTTCCAGCTTGAAAATCAGACAAGCCATCTGTCATGTTCACCTTGAAGAAATGGAGCAGGCAGAG AGCGTGTTAAGCATTCTACCACAGGAGGCTGTATCTGAACATCCAGAGCTCATCACCAATTTGGCTGATGAGCTAACAAACATTGGGAATTTCCACTCTGCTCTCAAATACTATATAGAAGCAATCAGTGAACCTGTGAATGGcaatttgtttgtaaaaattGCTCGCTGTTATATGTCattggaagaaagaaaacaggccattgttttctattataaAG CTCTGAATGAACTCAGTGATACGGTTGATGTTCGCATAACTCTGGCTTCACTCCTCCTGGAAGATGGCAAACGAGATGAAGCTGTATTAGTGCTTTCTCCTCCGGAAAATCCAG ATCCTGATACGGCTAAACTGAAGGCATGGTGGAAAAACAGAAAGATCAGGATGAATCTTTGTCAGATCTATCATTCAGAGGGAATGCTGGAGGACTTCGCCAATACAGCACTGCAGTTGGTACTTAAGTGGGTTTGGCGGCGGACG GTCAAGGGGAAAAGAAAACGACTGGTTCTTTCAGAgcatcaaagaaacaaaaaacgcCGACGTCCTAGAGATGCTCAAGCTTCCCA GTTGAGAGGGGGACCAAAAAAGTGGCGCAAAATCAGGGCAACGTTaaatgaaacaagaagaattaGAGAACGAGCTGCTATTAAAGCTCATAACGAAGATGTCTGCAGTGAATCTGAG GAAGAAGTTATCAAGGATGAAGAGTATCACCGTCTCTTTGTGGAT TTGTGCAAGGCATTGGCATCCCTACAGAGATATTGGGAAGCTCTGGAGATAGTTAATTTGGCTCGGAGATTGGATGCTAAAATGCTGCCTGTTGAGACAAAAAAGGAGCTTCAGTCACTTGGAGCTA AAATATCTTGCGATACTATGGATCCAAAGCAGTGGTTTGACTGTGTAAGATCTGTCATTCAGCAACATCCATATCGTTTGAATGCCTGGAACTGCTATTACAGTGTCATTTCGAG ACTAGGGAAAAGAGCATCGACTGAAGCTAAGTTCATGCATCACTTAAGGAGCAAGTACCGAGATTGCGTACCCCCCATTCTTATTGCTGGTCATCACTTCACCGTGACAAGCCGACATCAAGATGCTGCAAGAGAATACCTTGAAGCATATAAATTAATGCCTGAGAGTCCTTTAATTAACCTGTGTGTGG GAGCTGCGTTAATCAACTTAGCCCTCGGTTTTCGACTCAAAAACAGACACGAGTGTCTTGCTCAAGGCTTTGCATTTCTGTACAACAATCTCAGAATTTGCAGTAACAGTCAGGAGGCGTTATACAACGTTGCTCGAGCGTATCAGCATGTAGGACTAGTGACTCTTGCAGCTTCATACTACGAGAAGGTGTTAGCGATTTACGAGAAAGATTACACGATGCCGAAACTTCCTAACGAGGATCCGATTGTTGCGGAAGAGCGGAAGCCTGTGAACTGTGACCTACGCAAAGAAGCTGCACACAATCTGCATTTGATCTATAAGCACAGTGGAGCGTTTGATCTCGCGAGGCAAGTATTAAAGGATCACTGCACTTTCTGA
- the GLYR2 gene encoding glyoxylate reductase 2 translates to MADELGTVSIGFLGMGIMGSPMAQNLIKAGCDVTVWNRTKSKCDPLVGLGAKYKSSPEEVTATCDLTFAMLADPESAIDVACGKNGAIFGISSGKGYVDVSTVDVASSILISKQIKDTGALFLEAPVSGSKKPAEDGQLIFLTAGDKPLYEKAAPFLDIMGKSKFYLGEVGNGAAMKLVVNMIMGSMMASFAEGILLSQKVGLDPNVLVEVVSQGAINAPMYSLKGPSMIKSVYPTAFPLKHQQKDMRLALGLAESVSQSTPIAAAANELYKVAKSYGLSDEDFSAVIEALKAAKSREA, encoded by the exons ATGGCAGATGAACTTGGAACTGTTAGCATTGGGTTTCTGGGTATGGGAATCATGGGTTCTCCAATGGCACAGAACCTCATCAAAGCTGg GTGTGATGTGACTGTATGGAATCGAACTAAGAGCAAATGTGATCCTCTCGTTGGATTAGGAGCAAA GTACAAGTCTTCTCCTGAAGAAGTGACTGCAACTTGTGATCTCACATTTGCAATGCTTGCTGATCCTGAAAGTGCA ATTGATGTTGCATGTGGAAAGAATGGAGCCATATTTGGGATTAGTTCAGGAAAAGG GTATGTTGATGTCTCAACCGTTGATGTGGCCTCATCAATACTAATCAGCAAGCAAATAAAGGATACCGGAGCCTTGTTCTTGGAG GCACCAGTTTCAGGTTCCAAAAAGCCTGCCGAAGATGGGCAGTTAATATTTCTCACTGCAG GTGACAAGCCGCTATACGAAAAAGCTGCTCCTTTCTTAGACATCATGGGAAAG TCAAAATTCTATTTGGGTGAAGTTGGTAATGGAGCAGCAATGAAACTTGTCGTCAACATGATCATGGGAAG TATGATGGCATCATTCGCGGAGGGAATACTTCTAAGCCAGAAAGTTGGACTCGATCCAAATGTACTTGTCGAG GTTGTCTCACAGGGAGCTATCAATGCGCCAATGTACTCACTAAAGGGTCCTTCAATGATCAAGTCAGTGTACCCGACGGCTTTTCCATTAAAGCATCAGCAGAAG GATATGAGACTCGCACTTGGACTAGCGGAATCCGTATCGCAATCTACTCCGATTGCAGCCGCTGCGAACGAGCTTTACAAGGTTGCAAAATCTTATGGGTTGAGCGATGAAGATTTCTCTGCAGTAATTGAAGCACTAAAAGCTGCAAAATCCCGAGAAGCTTAG
- a CDS encoding CA-responsive protein (unknown protein; FUNCTIONS IN: molecular_function unknown; INVOLVED IN: biological_process unknown; LOCATED IN: endomembrane system; EXPRESSED IN: 15 plant structures; EXPRESSED DURING: 11 growth stages; Has 149 Blast hits to 146 proteins in 39 species: Archae - 0; Bacteria - 4; Metazoa - 21; Fungi - 5; Plants - 30; Viruses - 0; Other Eukaryotes - 89 (source: NCBI BLink).): MAAPHFTQLKITLNPLMYPFLVLSLLTLALFSFVSAIFFLLKASRSRAALYSQKLLSESETKLQPESSLSEISDEAQYQTHENEPTHLTNSRLYELLLSDKKEDDSDWEGDHVKKKKKKKKNRGKKKKSDIRGDESGGEKQLGEGEDGLVLNPRTDSISISENKPEFVCLYPFTSTSSATQRKIKQQYDQLVKCNNAKGLTLAQVGEFANCLIEAKNELQHKSEVIKRKFSITKALLFKADRSSFDRLRQQIYKLEMEQKRVEEDALVYNWLQQQLKLSPAYKKVLEISASMELKDKSSTELDNPDDEFSDISFEELLEQEKKDSFWHKNGRLRTCRT; the protein is encoded by the exons ATGGCGGCTCCGCATTTCACACAACTCAAAATTACACTAAACCCTCTCATGTATCCCTTTCTCGTCTTATCTCTACTAACTCTCGCCCTCTTCTCATTCGTCTCCGccatcttctttctcctcaaaGCTTCCCGCAGCAGAGCTGCTTTGTACAGCCAGAAACTCTTATCCGAATCCGAAACCAAACTCCAACCAGAATCGTCTCTATCGGAGATTTCCGACGAAGCCCAGTACCAAACCCATGAAAATGAACCGACCCATTTGACGAATTCGCGACTCTATGAGTTACTGCTCTCCGATAAGAAGGAGGATGATTCGGATTGGGAAGGAGATCatgtgaaaaagaagaagaagaagaagaagaatcgaggtaagaagaagaaatcagacATAAGAGGAGATGAATCCGGCGGCGAAAAGCAGCTCGGTGAGGGAGAAGATGGGCTTGTTTTGAATCCGAGGACAGACTCGATTTCGATATCGGAAAACAAACCggagtttgtttgtttatatccTTTTACATCGACGAGCAGTGCTACGCAGAGGAAGATTAAGCAGCAATACGATCAGCTTGTTAAATGCAATAATGCCAAAGGATTGACACTAGCTCAG GTTGGGGAGTTTGCTAATTGTTTGATAGAAGCCAAAAATGAACTACAACACAA GTCAGAAGTAATCAAGCGCAAgttttcaataacaaaagCCCTTCTCTTTAAGGCTGATAGATCTTCCTTTGACCGACTTCGTCAACAG ATCTATAAGCTGGAGATGGAACAAAaaagagtagaagaagatgcaCTTGTATATAATTGGCTCCAGCAACAGCTTAAACTCTCACCTGCAtacaaaaag GTTCTTGAAATAAGCGCTTCCATGGAACTCAAAGACAAATCGAGCACAGAGTTAGACAATCCAGATGATGAATTTTCAGACATTTCCTTCGAAGAGCTATTGGAACAGGAAAAGAAAGACTCGTTTTG GCATAAAAATGGAAGATTGCGAACTTGCAGAACATGA
- the GLYR2 gene encoding glyoxylate reductase 2 (glyoxylate reductase 2 (GLYR2); FUNCTIONS IN: phosphogluconate dehydrogenase (decarboxylating) activity, glyoxylate reductase (NADP) activity; INVOLVED IN: oxidation reduction, pentose-phosphate shunt, metabolic process; LOCATED IN: chloroplast stroma, chloroplast; EXPRESSED IN: 22 plant structures; EXPRESSED DURING: 13 growth stages; CONTAINS InterPro DOMAIN/s: 6-phosphogluconate dehydrogenase, NAD-binding (InterPro:IPR006115), Dehydrogenase, multihelical (InterPro:IPR013328), 6-phosphogluconate dehydrogenase, C-terminal-like (InterPro:IPR008927), 3-hydroxyacid dehydrogenase/reductase (InterPro:IPR015815), NAD(P)-binding domain (InterPro:IPR016040); BEST Arabidopsis thaliana protein match is: glyoxylate reductase 1 (TAIR:AT3G25530.1); Has 16115 Blast hits to 16085 proteins in 2099 species: Archae - 147; Bacteria - 9815; Metazoa - 317; Fungi - 434; Plants - 311; Viruses - 1; Other Eukaryotes - 5090 (source: NCBI BLink).) → MPLVSLSFASSSSKAMALCSICPRIPLRFRPKPISPFLSKPQICLAYRVYSSLQSTTPSTRDELGTVSIGFLGMGIMGSPMAQNLIKAGCDVTVWNRTKSKCDPLVGLGAKYKSSPEEVTATCDLTFAMLADPESAIDVACGKNGAIFGISSGKGYVDVSTVDVASSILISKQIKDTGALFLEAPVSGSKKPAEDGQLIFLTAGDKPLYEKAAPFLDIMGKSKFYLGEVGNGAAMKLVVNMIMGSMMASFAEGILLSQKVGLDPNVLVEVVSQGAINAPMYSLKGPSMIKSVYPTAFPLKHQQKDMRLALGLAESVSQSTPIAAAANELYKVAKSYGLSDEDFSAVIEALKAAKSREA, encoded by the exons ATGCCTTTGGTTTCATTATCttttgcttcatcttcttcaaaagcCATGGCTTTGTGCTCTATCTGTCCTCGCATCCCTCTTCGATTCAGGCCAAAACCCATTTCCCCTTTTCTCTCAAAACCTCAAATTTGTCTCGCTTACAGGGTTTACTCTTCCCTGCAATCTACTACTCCCTCTACCAGAG ATGAACTTGGAACTGTTAGCATTGGGTTTCTGGGTATGGGAATCATGGGTTCTCCAATGGCACAGAACCTCATCAAAGCTGg GTGTGATGTGACTGTATGGAATCGAACTAAGAGCAAATGTGATCCTCTCGTTGGATTAGGAGCAAA GTACAAGTCTTCTCCTGAAGAAGTGACTGCAACTTGTGATCTCACATTTGCAATGCTTGCTGATCCTGAAAGTGCA ATTGATGTTGCATGTGGAAAGAATGGAGCCATATTTGGGATTAGTTCAGGAAAAGG GTATGTTGATGTCTCAACCGTTGATGTGGCCTCATCAATACTAATCAGCAAGCAAATAAAGGATACCGGAGCCTTGTTCTTGGAG GCACCAGTTTCAGGTTCCAAAAAGCCTGCCGAAGATGGGCAGTTAATATTTCTCACTGCAG GTGACAAGCCGCTATACGAAAAAGCTGCTCCTTTCTTAGACATCATGGGAAAG TCAAAATTCTATTTGGGTGAAGTTGGTAATGGAGCAGCAATGAAACTTGTCGTCAACATGATCATGGGAAG TATGATGGCATCATTCGCGGAGGGAATACTTCTAAGCCAGAAAGTTGGACTCGATCCAAATGTACTTGTCGAG GTTGTCTCACAGGGAGCTATCAATGCGCCAATGTACTCACTAAAGGGTCCTTCAATGATCAAGTCAGTGTACCCGACGGCTTTTCCATTAAAGCATCAGCAGAAG GATATGAGACTCGCACTTGGACTAGCGGAATCCGTATCGCAATCTACTCCGATTGCAGCCGCTGCGAACGAGCTTTACAAGGTTGCAAAATCTTATGGGTTGAGCGATGAAGATTTCTCTGCAGTAATTGAAGCACTAAAAGCTGCAAAATCCCGAGAAGCTTAG
- a CDS encoding RNA-binding (RRM/RBD/RNP motifs) family protein, which translates to MDYNSDRGYDDSYHHHVHDEQLPQSDFEVETFDDRRNGGAAVDTGGIQMKHSVDHRHSSSSMSSPGKLFVGGVSWETTAETFANYFGKFGEVVDSVIMTDRITGNPRGFGFVTFADSAVAEKVLEEDHVIDDRKVDLKRTLPRGDKDTDIKAVSKTRKIFVGGLPPLLEEDELKNYFCVYGDIIEHQIMYDHHTGRSRGFGFVTFQTEDSVDRLFSDGKVHELGDKQVEIKRAEPKRTGRDNSFRSYGASGKYDQEDSYSGKANEDYSMYSGYGGYGGYGAYAGNSMVNPAGFYGYGGGYGYGYGYGGQMFNMGYGAGGYSHMGSGYGVAAAAAYGGGKSHGNGNNGSSSGKGNGTNGSGPDRYHPYQK; encoded by the exons ATGGATTATAACTCAGATCGTGGTTATGATGACTCTTACCATCATCACGTACACGACGAACAATTACCACAATCGGATTTTGAAGTGGAGACCTTTGATGACCGGAGGAACGGTGGTGCAGCCGTTGATACTGGTGGGATTCAGATGAAGCATTCCGTTGACCATCGCCATTCTTCTTCGTCCATGTCTTCTCCTGG GAAACTGTTCGTAGGTGGAGTTTCTTGGGAAACAACTGCAG AAACTTTTGCGAATTACTTTGGAAAGTTTGGAGAAGTTGTCGACTCTGTAATCATGACAGATAGAATAACTGGGAACCCAAGGGGGTTTGGGTTTGTCACTTTTGCTGATTCAGCTGTTGCTGAGAAAGTTTTGGAGGAAGATCATGTAATAGATGACCGAAAG GTTGATCTGAAAAGGACACTTCCTAGAGGGGACAAGGATACTGATATCAAAGCGGTATCAAAGACCAGGAAAATCTTTGTTGGTGGACTTCCACCACTTTTGGAAGAAG ATGAACTGAAGAATTATTTCTGTGTATATGGTGACATAATTGAGCATCAGATCATGTATGACCACCACACGGGAAGGTCAAGgggatttggttttgtaaccTTCCAGACCGAAGATTCTGTTGATAGACTTTTCTCCGATGGAAAAGTTCACGAGCTCGGTGACAAACAG GTGGAAATAAAAAGGGCCGAACCAAAGAGAACCGGGAGAGATAACAGCTTTCGATCCTATGGTGCTAGTGGCAAGTATGATCAGGAAGATAGTTATAGTGGGAAAGCTAATGAAGATTACAGTATGTATTCGGGTTATGGTGGTTATGGCGGTTATGGAGCCTACGCAGGGAACTCCATGGTTAACCCTGCTGGTTTTTATGGTTATGGTGGTGGGTATGGCTATGGTTATGGCTATGGAGGTCAAATGTTCAACATGGGCTATGGAGCTGGCGGTTATAGCCATATGGGTAGTGGCTATGGTGTTGCTGCGGCTGCTGCTTATGGAGGTGGAAAATCTCATGGAAACGGAAATAACGGCTCAAGTAGTGGCAAAGGAAATGGGACTAATGGTTCTGGGCCAGATCGATACCATCCTTATCAAAAGTAG